The proteins below come from a single Ictalurus furcatus strain D&B chromosome 27, Billie_1.0, whole genome shotgun sequence genomic window:
- the LOC128602890 gene encoding cytoplasmic tyrosine-protein kinase BMX — MCSAYAKVAQMSEADIIMEGILLKMSQQKKKISPRNYKERLFVLTSQALIYYEQEKGKKKRKKGSVRTESICYVEKVEAERNAPVERMFPFQIAYDDSILYMFAKDDADRMIWLEAVMQVIKDNVKLSAKYHKAFWVDGMFQCCGQTVKNAPGCCDWHKESMKRRATSRKMALPPLPSAKLPERIQLPPIPEDEDSACVEVVALYDYTARKSGELSLVKGNRYVSLEKLSGDWWKIRDTAGSEGVVPSNYMEEVESNHSLRRPVDDHIEDYPWYVGNMSRVKTEQLLREKGKEGSFVVRDSSQKGVYTVSLFSRALDEVKGTVRHYLINVNAEGLYYLAENHLFESIPQMIEYHQHNAAGLLTRLRLPATETDLTSQSAQGAWELRREDVCLVKELGSGQFGVVQLGMWKGKHQVAIKMVKEGCMSSDEFIEEAQIMMKFRHPKLVRLHGVCTKCFPIYIVTEFMSNGCLLEYLRHHGKELRPRRLLTMCLDVCEAMAYLEGQQFIHRDLAARNCLVDKDLSVKVSDFGMARYVLDDQYTSSAGTKFPVKWSAPEVLNYTRFSSKSDVWAFGVLMWEVYSLGKQPYEHYDNAHVAERVMQGHRLYRPQLATDQIYQVMKSCWHELPEGRPNFQKLFNDLSACVEDSKQ; from the exons ATGTGTAGTGCCTATGCCAAAGTGGCCCAGATGAGTGAAGCCGATATCATTATGGAAGGCATCCTGCTGAAGATGTCccagcagaaaaagaaaatatctcCTAGGAACTATAAAGAGCGGCTCTTCGTTCTGACCAGCCAGGCTCTGATTTACTATGAACAGGAAAAGGGG aagaaaaagagaaaaaaggggtCAGTTCGGACAGAAAGTATCTGCTATGTGGAAAAAGTTGAGGCAGAGAGGAATGCGCCTGTAGAAAGAATGTTCCCCTTTCAG ATCGCATATGATGACTCCATCCTGTACATGTTTGCAAAGGATGATGCAGATAGGATGATCTGGTTAGAGGCTGTGATGCAAG TAATAAAGGATAATGTCAAGCTCTCTGCAAAGTACCACAAAGCATTCTGGGTAGACGGAATGTTCCAGTGCTGTGGCCAGACTGTAAAGAATGCTCCAGGCTGCTGTGACTGGCACAAAG aatcAATGAAGCGCAGAGCAACTTCTCGAAAAATGGCATTACCTCCTTTGCCATCTGCAAAG CTCCCAGAGAGAATTCAACTTCCTCCCATCCCGGAAGATGAAGACAGTGCTTGTGTGGAGGTTGTGGCTCTGTATGACTACACTGCCAGGAAGTCTGGAGAGCTAAGTCTTGTGAAGGGGAACAGATACGTCTCTCTGGAAAAGCTGTCGGGTGACTGGTGGAAAATCAGAGACACAGCTGG TTCTGAAGGAGTTGTCCCTTCTAATTACATGGAGGAAGTGGAAAGCAACCACAG TTTGAGACGTCCGGTTGATGACCACATAGAGGACTATCC CTGGTACGTGGGCAACATGTCTCGAGTGAAGACGGAGCAGCTGCTACGCGAGAAG GGTAAAGAAGGATCATTCGTGGTTAGAGACTCCAGTCAAAAAGGAGTATACACAGTGTCGCTCTTTAGCCGAGCACTAGA tgaaGTGAAAGGGACTGTAAGGCATTATCTCATTAACGTGAATGCAGAAGGGCTGTATTACTTGGCAGAGAACCACCTGTTTGAGTCCATTCCCCAAATGATAGAGTACCATCAACACAATGCGGCAG GCCTGCTTACAAGACTGCGGCTTCCTGCTACAGAAACCGATCTCACATCTCAGTCAGCACAGG GTGCGTGGGAGCTGAGACGAGAAGACGTGTGTCTGGTGAAAGAGCTAGGCAGCGGCCAGTTCGGAGTGGTCCAGCTCGGCATGTGGAAGGGCAAACATCAGGTGGCCATTAAGATGGTGAAAGAGGGCTGCATGTCGTCAGACGAGTTTATAGAGGAAGCCCAGATCATGAT GAAATTCCGGCATCCTAAGCTTGTGAGGCTCCACGGTGTGTGTACCAAGTGCTTTCCCATCTACATCGTGACAGAGTTCATGAGTAATGGCTGCCTGCTGGAGTACCTGAGGCATCATGGGAAAGAGCTGCGTCCTCGGCGTCTCCTTACCATGTGCCTGGATGTGTGTGAGGCGATGGCTTACCTCGAGGGTCAGCAGTTCATTCACAGAGATCTA GCTGCGAGGAACTGTTTGGTAGATAAAGATTTATCTGTCAAAGTGTCTGACTTTGGAATGGCAAG ATATGTACTGGATGATCAGTACACCAGTTCTGCAGGTACAAAGTTTCCTGTGAAGTGGTCGGCCCCTGAGGTTCTGAACTACACGAGGTTTAGCAGCAAGTCCGATGTGTGGGCGTTTG GTGTGCTGATGTGGGAGGTGTACAGTCTGGGCAAGCAGCCCTATGAGCACTATGATAATGCACATGTAGCTGAGAGAGTGATGCAGGGTCATCGCCTGTATAGACCACAGCTGGCCACAGATCAGATCTACCAAGTTATGAAATCATGCTGGCATGAG CTTCCAGAGGGGAGGCCCAACTTTCAGAAGCTTTTTAATGATCTCAGTGCATGTGTAGAGGACAGTAAACAATGA
- the LOC128602891 gene encoding uncharacterized protein LOC128602891 has translation MEQESFLSGGVALVHTVVDGKHCYEVDNVLTSTPSDFGRKGDKLLMINDVETQHLPPNVFAMMLSSGSPLLTLHRVSVDEAQKKSPVSESMRPYHREMTVLDFSLAMVRQTCLDKDEENPQVPEECDAESGDMEGVSFTNKEVLLVSMTNTSVAILQARGCDTQNPCSSCGAAGCTLSDFVVATKQTKVTSAYREYIRKRFEKGQVLIQSLLQKAICPENIHQRELPCMSNATTENITIYYYMSNAAEDFDKGVPVVLNFSGSTNFLKCVCENGRPALTVECCDKSKLQSICKDDPSTWPFVFYLKTTKDNHRRFESAAYSGWFIHTKPSGLVCVDQGTNYRESNFYIIIQLGNK, from the exons ATGGAACAG GAGAGTTTTCTCAGCGGGGGTGTCGCCTTGGTTCACACTGTGGTCGACGGCAAGCACTGTTATGAAGTGGATAATGTTTTGACCAGTACGCCTAGTGATTTTGGCAG GAAAGGGGACAAGCTCCTGATGATAAATGATGTCGAAACTCAGCATTTGCCTCCGAATGTGTTCGCCATGATGCTAAGCTCAGGGTCTCCACTCCTG ACTTTGCACCGGGTGAGTGTCGATGAGGCACAGAAGAAATCCCCAGTGTCTGAAAGCATGAGACCCTACCACAGGGAAATGACCGTTTTAGACTTCAGTCTGGCCATGGTTAGACAAACATGTCTGGATAAAGATGAAGAAAACCCACAGGTGCCAGAAGAGTGTGACGCGGAGAGCGGTGATATGGAAGGCGTTTCTTTCACGAACAAGGAAGTTCTGCTCGTGTCCATGACTAACACAAGTGTAGCGATTCTGCAAGCACGAGGATGCGACACCCAAAACCCCTGCAGCAGCTGTGGTGCCGCAGGGTGCACCCTCAGTGACTTTGTTGTGGCTACTAAGCAGACTAAGGTCACATCAG CTTACAGAGAATATATTCGAAAACGTTTCGAAAAAGGTCAAGTTTTGATCCAGAGTTTACTGCAAAAGGCCATCTGTCCTGAAAATATCCATCAACGAGAACTGCCTTGCATGAGTAATGCCACCACAG AGAACATCACAATCTACTACTATATGTCAAATGCAGCAGAAGATTTCGATAAAGGCGTTCCTGTTGTTTTGAACTTCAGCGGCTCGACCAACTTCCTTAAATGCGTGTGTGAGAACGGCAGACCAGCTTTGACTGTTGAG TGCTGCGACAAAAGCAAGCTGCAGTCTATCTGTAAGGATGACCCGAGCACGTGGCCTTTTGTCTTCTACCTGAAAACTACAAAGGACAACCACCGTCGCTTTGAGTCGGCTGCGTACAGTGGTTGGTTCATCCACACCAAACCTTCTGGCTTGGTCTGCGTGGACCAAGGAACAAATTACAGGGAGAGTAACTTCTACATCATCATCCAGTtaggaaacaaataa
- the LOC128603155 gene encoding uncharacterized protein LOC128603155 gives MEQIIQQLSMDEKNNECLESDNKKENILLHIHLAMVRDMCLDEKGEYPQKLESECVAGITEDDTEDSTEDSTEDDTEDSTEDSTEDDTEDSTEDSTEDDTEDSTEDNTEDTFSVDEVLSKSKNYCMTWCTYTKQCETTSVCQSIIKHYEKDQILIQSLGHTIVQPEHFTPRRRRKACMNNYNYDSMTIYYYKSNIEDMHKGQPVILNFSGSNRFLKCMYKDDKAVLTVENWEQDKLKSICKSDKTTWPFVFFLTTQKDTLRRFESAACRGWYIHTRSGLAYACTRLEEKVEENTFIIFPSSQL, from the exons ATGGAACAG ATTATACAGCAGTTGAGTATGgatgagaaaaataatgaatgcCTGGAGTCTGACAACAAAAAGGAGAACATCCTCTTGCACATCCATCTGGCCATGGTTAGAGACATGTGTCTAGATGAAAAAGGAGAATATCCACAGAAGCTAGAGTCTGAATGTGTGGCAGGTATTACAGAAGACGATACAGAAGACAGTACAGAAGACAGTACAGAAGACGATACAGAAGACAGTACAGAAGACAGTACAGAAGACGATACAGAAGACAGTACAGAAGACAGTACAGAAGACGATACAGAAGACAGTACAGAAGATAATACAGAAGACACATTTTCTGTGGATGAAGTGTTGTCTAAGAGCAAAAACTATTGCATGACCTGGTGCACCTACACCAAGCAGTGTGAGACTACATCAG TTTGCCAATCTATCATTAAACATTATGAAAAGGATCAGATTCTGATCCAGAGTTTAGGACACACCATCGTCCAGCCTGAACATTTCACCCCAAGACGTAGAAGAAAGGCTTGCATGAATAATTACAATTATG aTAGCATGACAATATACTACTACAAGTCAAATATAGAAGATATGCATAAAGGTCAGCCTGTCATATTAAACTTCAGCGGTTCAAATCGATTTCTGAAATGCATGTACAAGGATGATAAAGCAGTTCTCACTGTTGAG AACTGGGAGCAAGATAAACTGAAGTCAATCTGTAAGAGTGACAAAACCACATGGCCTTTCGTCTTCTTCCTCACGACTCAGAAGGACACACTTCGGCGCTTTGAGTCGGCCGCATGCCGTGGTTGGTACATCCACACAAGGTCTGGCTTAGCCTATGCATGTACTAGACTAGAGGAGAAAGTTGAAGAAAATACCTTCATAATTTTCCCTTCATCACAACTGTGA
- the LOC128603045 gene encoding uncharacterized protein LOC128603045 isoform X1 has product MAQSRIPEACLKSDSKMENITLYFHLEMVRNTHLDIEENLSESEESDGEGISIKGECVVDGKLTQEMKGSFKKDRESQVLIQGIHQTTICAKNIKPKRRGACMSYSSNNITIYYYKPNMLEDLGKGVPVVLNISNSNQFLKCTFIEEKAVLTVECWEKGKLDSIYKNDPNTWPFVFYLSCTKDNCRRFESAQCGGWFIRTESDLVCMAEQKDKDPDSEKYSFLIVCTQNTAKSKS; this is encoded by the exons ATGGCACAG AGCAGAATCCCCGAAGCATGCCTGAAGTCTGACAGCAAAATGGAGAACATCACCCTCTACTTTCATCTGGAGATGGTTAGGAACACACATCTTGACATAGAAGAGAATCTGAGTGAGTCTGAAGAGTCAGATGGCGAGGGCATCAGTATAAAAGGTGAATGTGTCGTCGATGGAAAACTTACTCAGGAGATGAAAG GGTCTTTTAAAAAAGATCGAGAAAGTCAAGTGCTGATCCAGGGTATACACCAAACAACCATCTGCGCCAAAAATATCAAACCAAAAAGAAGAGGGGCCTGCATGAGCTATTCCTCAA ACAACATCACCATTTACTACTACAAGCCAAATATGTTAGAGGATCTGGGAAAGGGTGTTCCTGTTGTGTTGAACATCAGCAACTCAAATCAATTTCTGAAATGTACATTCATAGAGGAAAAAGCCGTCCTGACTGTCGAG TGCTGGGAAAAGGGCAAACTGGACTCTATCTATAAGAATGACCCCAACACTTGGCCTTTTGTCTTCTACCTCTCATGTACGAAGGACAACTGCCGTCGCTTCGAATCAGCCCAGTGCGGTGGTTGGTTCATCCGCACAGAATCTGACCTTGTGTGCATGGCTGaacaaaaagacaaagatcCAGATTCAGAAAAATATTCCTTCCTCATAGTATGTACACAAAATACAGCAAAGTCAAAATCCTAA
- the LOC128603045 gene encoding uncharacterized protein LOC128603045 isoform X2 yields MENITLYFHLEMVRNTHLDIEENLSESEESDGEGISIKGECVVDGKLTQEMKGSFKKDRESQVLIQGIHQTTICAKNIKPKRRGACMSYSSNNITIYYYKPNMLEDLGKGVPVVLNISNSNQFLKCTFIEEKAVLTVECWEKGKLDSIYKNDPNTWPFVFYLSCTKDNCRRFESAQCGGWFIRTESDLVCMAEQKDKDPDSEKYSFLIVCTQNTAKSKS; encoded by the exons ATGGAGAACATCACCCTCTACTTTCATCTGGAGATGGTTAGGAACACACATCTTGACATAGAAGAGAATCTGAGTGAGTCTGAAGAGTCAGATGGCGAGGGCATCAGTATAAAAGGTGAATGTGTCGTCGATGGAAAACTTACTCAGGAGATGAAAG GGTCTTTTAAAAAAGATCGAGAAAGTCAAGTGCTGATCCAGGGTATACACCAAACAACCATCTGCGCCAAAAATATCAAACCAAAAAGAAGAGGGGCCTGCATGAGCTATTCCTCAA ACAACATCACCATTTACTACTACAAGCCAAATATGTTAGAGGATCTGGGAAAGGGTGTTCCTGTTGTGTTGAACATCAGCAACTCAAATCAATTTCTGAAATGTACATTCATAGAGGAAAAAGCCGTCCTGACTGTCGAG TGCTGGGAAAAGGGCAAACTGGACTCTATCTATAAGAATGACCCCAACACTTGGCCTTTTGTCTTCTACCTCTCATGTACGAAGGACAACTGCCGTCGCTTCGAATCAGCCCAGTGCGGTGGTTGGTTCATCCGCACAGAATCTGACCTTGTGTGCATGGCTGaacaaaaagacaaagatcCAGATTCAGAAAAATATTCCTTCCTCATAGTATGTACACAAAATACAGCAAAGTCAAAATCCTAA